TCTACCGATAAGATGTTCCTCCGGAACATTTTCTAGATATATGGAAAACGTTTCACGGTGTATTTGATGATCTAATAGAATGCAAATCAAACGTTTTTCTACCGATAAGATGTTCCTCCGGTACATTTTCTAGATATATGGAAAACGTTTCACGGGTATATTTGACGATCTAATTTTAATATTCATCTAACTTTTGTGAATTTTTTTTATAATATGTTTACTATTAATTAAAACCTCAGTTTGTTATAAAATAAGAACCAAATGAAAAAAGAAATTTTTGATATTATTGAATTACGTCCTGCTACTAAACATTATTATGGAGACAGCCTAAAAATGCCCGAAATACTGTTAGAAGATGGACTGTTGGTAAAAGCAGGAACATTAGATATTCCGCTTGGACATTCCCGTTACGGAGGACCAATTGCGGATCTTCCAAAAGATTTCGAGTACCCAAAAGATCTGCGTTTTGCTGCACAGCTGGATCTCAAACAAATTGCACCGCAAGATGTATCAGGACTTTTACCTAAAACAGGACATTTGTTCTTTTTTGCTGATATTATAGAAGATAAAGGACTGGTTGTTTACGCGAATATCGACAACAATGAGTTAGTACGGGTTGTAAAGGACCACGATGATAATTTTTTTGAAGGAGTTTTGATAAAAGAAGCTTTCGCCTCAACAGAAAAACTTTCCAGCCGTTACCGCGAGCCGGAAGATGAATACGAGGAAGAAGACGCGAATGAAGAAGGCATTCTATGGGATTTTTTCGAAGGAAGCGAAACCTCTAAAATCTTTGGAATTTTTACCCACTGCCAAATGCAGGAAGAACAAATATTAGAAGTAGTAAATTCAAATAAAGTGGTTTTACTGCAAATAGGTGAAAACGGATTTAATGACGAAGGAGTATTTAGCGTTTTAATCGATAAAGACGATTTAAAAGCATTAAATTTTAGTAATTGCGAATTTCATTGGGGACAATCTTAAAAATAAAATATGGTTAAGGAATTAGGACAAGGATACAAAATCATCGACAACGAATTTATTCTTTTTTATGAAAGCGAAGTCTTTAAGAAATTTTATAAAACAATCGATTTTGAAACCTTTCAAATTACAGCAGTAAACGCAGAAACAGAAGATGAT
This portion of the Flavobacterium gelatinilyticum genome encodes:
- a CDS encoding DUF1963 domain-containing protein, with amino-acid sequence MKKEIFDIIELRPATKHYYGDSLKMPEILLEDGLLVKAGTLDIPLGHSRYGGPIADLPKDFEYPKDLRFAAQLDLKQIAPQDVSGLLPKTGHLFFFADIIEDKGLVVYANIDNNELVRVVKDHDDNFFEGVLIKEAFASTEKLSSRYREPEDEYEEEDANEEGILWDFFEGSETSKIFGIFTHCQMQEEQILEVVNSNKVVLLQIGENGFNDEGVFSVLIDKDDLKALNFSNCEFHWGQS